A DNA window from Bradyrhizobium barranii subsp. barranii contains the following coding sequences:
- a CDS encoding c-type cytochrome, whose translation MSARDLFTFRNSHFRIGVGITAAILIVTAITGFIVLPFAQPWVQFANVWDAICSAAGVPQRAANVRAPEQSKQLSEVVLTSRTLARPSQEAIGRGATLAQRCAICHGPTGISRADSPNLAGQYAAVIYKQLHDFHSGARTNAVMSPFAVNLTDQEIADLSNYYAYLPRPAAYHPTPQLPKPNIVIYGAPIRGIAPCGACHGSLDNKTGSPWLEGQSEAYMKAQLQAFASGERRNDISQQMRNIARAMTPQEIEAAAAYYASQPPDVVKAVD comes from the coding sequence ATGAGCGCGCGCGACCTCTTCACCTTCCGCAACAGCCATTTCAGGATTGGCGTCGGCATCACCGCCGCGATCCTGATCGTGACGGCGATCACCGGCTTCATCGTGCTGCCCTTCGCGCAGCCCTGGGTTCAGTTCGCCAATGTCTGGGATGCGATCTGCAGCGCCGCCGGTGTCCCGCAGCGCGCGGCGAACGTCAGGGCGCCCGAGCAGAGCAAGCAATTGTCGGAGGTCGTGCTGACCTCGCGTACACTGGCACGTCCGAGCCAGGAAGCGATCGGCCGGGGCGCAACGCTGGCGCAGCGCTGCGCGATCTGCCACGGCCCGACCGGCATCAGCCGCGCGGATTCGCCCAATCTCGCCGGCCAATATGCCGCCGTGATCTACAAGCAGTTGCACGATTTCCACTCGGGCGCGCGCACCAATGCCGTGATGTCGCCGTTCGCCGTCAACCTGACGGACCAGGAGATCGCCGATCTCTCCAACTATTACGCCTATCTGCCGCGGCCGGCAGCCTATCACCCGACGCCGCAGCTGCCGAAGCCCAACATCGTCATCTACGGCGCGCCGATCCGCGGCATCGCGCCCTGCGGCGCCTGCCATGGCAGCCTCGACAACAAGACCGGCAGTCCATGGCTCGAAGGCCAGTCCGAAGCCTACATGAAGGCGCAACTCCAGGCCTTCGCGTCCGGCGAGCGGCGCAACGACATCAGCCAGCAGATGCGCAACATCGCCCGCGCGATGACGCCGCAGGAGATCGAGGCGGCCGCGGCCTATTACGCCTCGCAGCCGCCGGATGTGGTGAAGGCGGTGGATTGA